One segment of Ancylothrix sp. D3o DNA contains the following:
- a CDS encoding Npun_R2479 family HD domain-containing metalloprotein — translation MFNPIELMIDSFVNQLKSGYHRTYGGYNPSYKDIIAWAGNMALENIANSDALYRNVEQTILVTLVGQEILRGKHIREGGVSCEDWLHFIISLLCHNIGYIKGVCRSDRNGYYATGTGGNIIPLPEGATDASLTPYRVDRAKLFVDERFGGHKIIDVEQIKRNIEATRFPLHPEAQESDNVNYPGLVRAASLIGQIADPRYLKKIGAIYYEFEEIGLNQQLGYHNPGDLRKQYPKFFWKSVYPYIGDALKYLSLTQQGKQIIANLQANVFVIEHEKLAAEEDEETQLVRASNGAA, via the coding sequence ATGTTCAACCCCATCGAATTAATGATCGACTCCTTTGTAAACCAACTCAAATCAGGCTATCATCGCACCTACGGCGGCTATAACCCAAGCTACAAAGACATCATCGCCTGGGCCGGCAACATGGCCCTCGAAAACATAGCCAACAGCGACGCCCTTTATCGCAACGTCGAACAAACAATCTTAGTTACCCTCGTAGGCCAAGAAATCCTACGCGGAAAACATATCAGAGAAGGCGGCGTTTCCTGTGAAGATTGGCTGCACTTCATCATCTCCCTACTCTGCCATAACATCGGCTACATCAAAGGTGTTTGCCGTAGTGATCGCAACGGCTACTACGCCACCGGCACCGGCGGAAACATCATCCCCCTCCCCGAAGGCGCCACCGACGCCAGCCTCACCCCCTATCGCGTGGATCGCGCCAAACTCTTCGTAGACGAACGCTTTGGCGGCCACAAAATCATCGACGTCGAACAAATCAAACGCAACATCGAAGCCACCCGTTTTCCTCTCCATCCCGAAGCCCAAGAAAGCGACAACGTAAACTACCCCGGCTTAGTTCGCGCCGCCTCCCTGATTGGCCAAATAGCCGATCCCCGCTACCTCAAAAAAATTGGAGCCATTTATTACGAATTTGAAGAAATTGGCCTCAATCAACAACTCGGCTACCACAACCCCGGCGATCTTCGCAAACAATATCCCAAATTCTTCTGGAAAAGCGTTTATCCCTACATAGGCGACGCCCTCAAATACCTATCCCTCACCCAACAAGGAAAACAAATCATCGCCAACCTTCAAGCCAATGTCTTTGTCATTGAACACGAAAAACTAGCCGCAGAAGAAGACGAAGAAACTCAACTCGTCCGAGCCAGCAACGGCGCAGCCTGA
- a CDS encoding ABC transporter ATP-binding protein, with protein MNQGLFCIENLRVGYPHQRGTGGKWAVDGVSLTLDAGERLGLVGESGCGKSTLGRAAMRLLPPATKIEGRVLFNGEPVFEFSPAQLRKFRGEAVALVFQDPMTRLDPLMTIGDHCLETLLCHQPQLNKKQAKEKAIATLEAVRIPAARWGQYPHEFSGGMRQRVAIALALLLEPKMIVADEPTTSLDVTVSAEICQELTRLCNERNLGLLMISHDLAMIGEYCDQIAVMYGGKVVERGAAKEVLAHPQHEYTQSLLKAALHIQAIDGGVKELQDNYEEETGLEKIAGSLKRSGYQKRAGQESPLLKIVDLKQHYTLESNLIERVFSRKENQTIKAVDGVNLELYSGEILGLVGESGCGKSTLSRTILQLIKPTSGKVEFLGKDLTILDKNGVRKMRRFMQMVFQDPHACLNPMMTVGESIADPLLIHKIASPGEAKKQVMEMLERVGLAPSEFYDRYPSELSGGQQQRVAIARALITRPQLLICDEPVSMLDASVQSQVLDLMQSLKREFDLTYLFITHDLWVARFLCDRIAVMNGGQIVEINATREIFGNPQHPYTQKLLQAAPLLARTS; from the coding sequence ATGAATCAAGGATTATTTTGTATAGAGAATCTGCGTGTCGGGTATCCTCATCAACGGGGGACTGGGGGAAAATGGGCTGTAGATGGGGTTTCTTTGACGTTGGATGCTGGTGAGCGTTTAGGTTTGGTGGGTGAGTCGGGTTGCGGTAAGTCTACTTTGGGACGGGCGGCGATGCGATTGTTACCACCGGCAACGAAAATTGAGGGAAGAGTTTTGTTTAATGGGGAGCCGGTTTTTGAGTTTTCACCGGCTCAGTTACGCAAGTTTCGCGGCGAGGCGGTGGCGTTGGTTTTTCAAGATCCAATGACGCGCTTAGATCCCTTAATGACGATTGGGGATCATTGTTTGGAAACTCTGCTTTGTCACCAACCGCAATTAAATAAAAAACAAGCCAAAGAAAAGGCGATAGCAACGTTGGAAGCGGTGAGAATTCCGGCGGCGCGTTGGGGGCAATATCCCCATGAGTTTAGTGGGGGAATGCGGCAACGGGTGGCGATAGCTTTGGCGCTTTTGTTGGAACCAAAAATGATTGTGGCGGATGAACCGACTACTAGTTTAGATGTTACGGTTTCGGCGGAAATTTGCCAAGAGTTGACGCGCTTATGTAATGAGCGGAATTTAGGTTTGTTGATGATTTCCCATGATTTGGCAATGATTGGGGAATATTGCGATCAAATTGCGGTGATGTATGGGGGTAAAGTTGTAGAAAGAGGTGCGGCAAAAGAGGTTCTAGCTCACCCCCAGCATGAATACACCCAATCTTTGTTAAAAGCTGCTTTGCATATTCAAGCAATTGATGGTGGCGTTAAAGAATTGCAGGATAATTACGAGGAAGAGACTGGTTTAGAGAAAATTGCCGGTTCTCTGAAAAGAAGCGGTTATCAGAAAAGGGCCGGTCAAGAGTCGCCATTATTAAAGATAGTGGATTTGAAGCAACATTATACTTTAGAAAGTAATCTGATTGAGAGGGTTTTTTCGAGAAAAGAAAACCAAACAATTAAGGCTGTGGATGGGGTAAATTTGGAACTTTACTCAGGGGAAATTTTGGGTTTGGTGGGGGAGTCTGGTTGTGGGAAAAGTACGCTTTCGCGGACGATTTTGCAGTTAATTAAACCGACTTCTGGAAAGGTTGAATTTTTGGGGAAAGATTTAACAATTTTAGATAAAAATGGGGTGCGAAAAATGCGCCGCTTCATGCAGATGGTGTTTCAAGATCCCCATGCTTGTTTAAATCCGATGATGACGGTGGGAGAAAGTATTGCTGATCCGCTGTTGATTCACAAGATCGCATCGCCAGGGGAAGCAAAAAAACAAGTGATGGAAATGTTGGAGCGGGTGGGACTTGCACCAAGCGAGTTTTATGATAGGTATCCGTCGGAATTATCGGGGGGACAACAGCAACGGGTGGCGATAGCGAGGGCGCTGATCACTCGTCCACAATTGCTGATTTGTGATGAGCCGGTGAGTATGCTCGATGCGAGTGTGCAGTCACAGGTTTTGGATTTGATGCAGTCGTTGAAGAGGGAGTTTGACTTAACGTATTTGTTTATTACCCATGACCTCTGGGTGGCGAGGTTTTTGTGTGACCGCATTGCGGTGATGAATGGCGGTCAAATTGTCGAAATTAATGCCACCCGTGAGATTTTTGGCAATCCTCAGCATCCCTATACGCAAAAGTTGCTTCAGGCTGCGCCGTTGCTGGCTCGGACGAGTTGA
- a CDS encoding bifunctional 2-polyprenyl-6-hydroxyphenol methylase/3-demethylubiquinol 3-O-methyltransferase UbiG encodes MSVFPIPEFLGGYWQNAFHLKQHLADFAELDYDAIDIKLAAGQKNLAEIGRRDFDWEKATDFYREKVGEAYLFELGAWHLSSQDYIGQTLLLIAAQAQGRVLDFGGGIGTHTIGAALSPQVEKVIYCDINPVSLKFVKQRVSLLGLEEKVVCCDELPSSESFDTIICFDVVEHLPDPSQQLLEFHKKLSPEGKIILNWYFFKGFNQEFPFHHDDPQIVERFFRTLQRNFLEVFSPYFITARCYKKWTDAE; translated from the coding sequence ATGTCTGTTTTTCCAATTCCAGAATTTTTAGGTGGTTATTGGCAAAATGCTTTCCACTTAAAACAACATCTTGCAGATTTTGCCGAGCTTGATTATGACGCGATAGATATTAAACTTGCTGCCGGTCAAAAAAATTTAGCAGAAATAGGCCGGCGTGATTTTGATTGGGAAAAAGCTACGGATTTTTATCGAGAAAAAGTAGGAGAGGCTTATTTATTTGAGCTTGGGGCTTGGCATTTAAGCAGCCAAGATTATATTGGTCAAACTTTATTATTAATTGCTGCTCAGGCGCAAGGTCGGGTTTTAGATTTTGGTGGGGGAATTGGCACTCATACCATTGGGGCGGCGCTTTCTCCGCAAGTTGAAAAAGTAATTTATTGTGATATTAATCCGGTGAGTTTGAAGTTTGTCAAGCAGCGAGTTTCTCTTTTGGGTTTGGAGGAGAAAGTTGTTTGTTGTGATGAACTTCCTAGCTCAGAAAGCTTTGATACTATTATCTGTTTTGATGTGGTTGAGCATTTACCAGATCCGAGTCAGCAGTTGTTGGAGTTTCATAAAAAATTGTCGCCTGAAGGCAAAATTATCCTGAATTGGTATTTTTTTAAAGGATTTAATCAGGAGTTCCCTTTTCACCACGATGATCCGCAAATTGTGGAGAGGTTTTTTCGGACACTTCAGCGTAATTTTCTTGAGGTTTTTTCGCCTTATTTTATTACGGCTCGTTGTTATAAAAAGTGGACGGATGCGGAGTAG
- a CDS encoding N-acetyltransferase family protein produces the protein MSELNIRDAIESDLPAIVAIYNAAIPGRMATGDLAAVDVENRLFWFHQHTADRYPVWVAEIDGWVVGWLSFQPFYGRAAYSRTAELSVYIAPDHQGCGVGRQLLGLAVERCSSLGFKTLLAFIFGHNEPSLRLFKGFNFEEWGLFPRVAELDGVERDLVIFGRRVDEDEDRLDVEV, from the coding sequence GTGAGTGAGTTGAATATTAGGGATGCAATTGAGAGTGATTTGCCGGCGATTGTTGCGATTTATAATGCGGCTATTCCGGGGCGAATGGCTACGGGTGATTTAGCGGCTGTTGATGTGGAAAATCGTTTGTTTTGGTTTCATCAGCATACTGCGGATCGTTATCCGGTTTGGGTGGCAGAAATTGATGGTTGGGTTGTGGGTTGGTTAAGTTTTCAGCCTTTTTATGGCAGGGCGGCTTATTCTAGGACGGCGGAGTTAAGTGTTTATATTGCGCCGGATCATCAGGGTTGTGGGGTTGGCCGGCAGCTTTTGGGTTTGGCTGTTGAGCGCTGTTCGAGTTTGGGGTTTAAGACTTTGTTGGCTTTTATTTTTGGCCATAATGAGCCGAGTTTACGGTTGTTTAAGGGGTTTAATTTTGAGGAGTGGGGTTTGTTTCCAAGGGTGGCTGAGTTGGATGGGGTTGAGCGAGATTTGGTGATTTTTGGAAGGAGGGTTGATGAGGATGAGGATAGGTTGGATGTTGAGGTTTAA
- a CDS encoding SDR family oxidoreductase — MTPTALITGASQGIGQATALLLASKGYNLILASRTPETLNQLAQSIQNTGQKVLPIPTDTRDPQQVQNLLQKALETFPHIDILINNAGICMTGPIQNTTLEDWHNIIDTNLWGYIHTIHTLIPHFIQRQQGTIVNVGSFGGKIPLPYMSAYCTSKYAITGLTETLRLELAPQNIHICAVHPSATNSDFLQRAIFRGKDQTEANQRNQQMRELLQTPIASKPQDVANAIWEAITHKKSEIVVGSAAPIATAYQHFPSILQWLMQQTTKTQQKT, encoded by the coding sequence ATGACACCCACCGCCCTAATCACCGGCGCCTCCCAAGGCATCGGCCAAGCCACCGCCCTCCTCCTCGCCAGCAAAGGCTACAACCTCATCCTCGCCTCCCGAACCCCCGAAACCCTCAACCAACTTGCCCAAAGCATCCAAAACACCGGCCAAAAAGTGCTCCCCATCCCCACAGACACCCGCGATCCCCAACAAGTCCAAAACCTGCTCCAAAAAGCCCTAGAAACCTTCCCCCACATAGACATCCTCATCAACAACGCCGGCATCTGCATGACCGGCCCCATCCAAAACACCACCCTCGAAGACTGGCACAACATCATCGACACAAACCTCTGGGGATACATCCACACCATCCACACCCTCATCCCCCACTTCATCCAACGCCAACAAGGCACCATCGTCAACGTCGGCTCCTTCGGCGGAAAAATCCCCCTCCCCTACATGAGCGCCTACTGCACAAGCAAATACGCCATCACCGGCCTCACCGAAACCCTCCGCCTCGAACTAGCCCCCCAAAACATCCACATCTGCGCCGTCCACCCCAGCGCCACCAACAGCGACTTTCTCCAACGCGCCATCTTTCGCGGCAAAGACCAAACCGAAGCCAACCAACGCAACCAACAAATGCGCGAACTCCTGCAAACCCCCATTGCCAGCAAACCCCAAGACGTCGCCAACGCCATCTGGGAAGCCATCACCCACAAAAAATCTGAGATCGTCGTTGGTTCCGCCGCACCCATAGCCACCGCCTACCAACACTTTCCCAGCATCCTCCAATGGCTCATGCAGCAAACCACCAAAACCCAACAAAAAACCTAA
- the patD gene encoding heterocyst frequency control protein PatD, translating to MLKDVYSQRYQEFTALLSAMSQSVETEDGLLIKQALKAVQEFFGAEILGLPVDQLSETIEGKVRSYQTEIHKQLRLLATDVMFLAVSRSKTTVAGRLATMRERLTLVERFCEAVLSLQE from the coding sequence ATGCTTAAAGATGTTTACAGCCAGCGCTACCAAGAATTTACGGCTCTCCTGTCGGCTATGAGCCAAAGTGTGGAAACCGAAGACGGTTTGCTGATTAAACAAGCGCTCAAAGCTGTGCAAGAATTCTTTGGCGCGGAAATTTTGGGGTTGCCGGTTGATCAGTTGTCGGAAACTATCGAAGGTAAGGTGCGATCTTACCAAACTGAGATTCACAAGCAATTGCGGTTATTGGCAACGGATGTGATGTTTTTGGCGGTTTCTCGCTCAAAGACGACGGTGGCGGGCAGGTTGGCGACGATGCGTGAGCGGCTAACACTGGTGGAAAGATTTTGTGAAGCGGTTTTGAGTCTCCAAGAATAG
- a CDS encoding TPM domain-containing protein — MKQSFPQRFLVSIAALFAAISFWAIAPAAQAYDNPELLPEYQTPIIDLAKSLTENQEKALSKNLEDFEAQTGYKLRVLTQYDRTPGYAVKKYWGLNEKSVLIVADSRGGNLLNFNVGDGLYSLLPRTFWVELQTRFGNQFFVREEGEDQAIIQSIESITSCLRQGGCKVVPGLPREQWILTLVTSVIGGLVLGVAAQPRDGKLFAWQWALIFSPLWGILFIAFGIGPVISRTSEWLPLFRNVIGFVLGILVAYLTPILSQSSASET, encoded by the coding sequence ATGAAACAGTCCTTTCCCCAAAGATTCCTGGTATCCATTGCCGCGCTGTTCGCAGCCATCTCGTTTTGGGCCATTGCCCCCGCAGCGCAAGCCTACGACAACCCAGAACTCCTGCCAGAGTATCAAACTCCCATCATTGACTTAGCCAAATCTCTGACAGAGAATCAAGAAAAAGCCTTGAGCAAAAACTTAGAAGACTTTGAAGCCCAAACCGGCTATAAGTTAAGAGTCTTAACCCAATATGACCGCACCCCTGGCTACGCCGTCAAAAAATACTGGGGACTAAACGAAAAAAGCGTCTTAATCGTAGCCGACTCACGCGGCGGTAATTTATTAAACTTTAACGTCGGCGATGGCCTTTATTCTTTGCTACCTCGTACCTTTTGGGTAGAACTGCAAACCCGCTTCGGCAATCAATTCTTTGTGCGGGAAGAAGGCGAAGATCAAGCAATTATACAATCTATAGAATCGATTACAAGTTGTTTGCGTCAAGGTGGTTGTAAAGTTGTCCCCGGCCTACCGCGAGAGCAATGGATTCTCACATTAGTTACCTCGGTCATCGGTGGTTTGGTTTTAGGCGTTGCAGCCCAACCCCGCGACGGCAAACTGTTTGCATGGCAGTGGGCGCTGATTTTTTCGCCGCTGTGGGGCATTTTGTTTATTGCCTTTGGCATCGGGCCGGTGATCAGCCGTACCTCGGAGTGGTTGCCGCTTTTCCGCAACGTGATCGGGTTTGTGCTGGGAATTCTGGTGGCATACCTGACGCCCATTCTTAGCCAATCTTCCGCCTCAGAAACTTAA
- a CDS encoding bifunctional (p)ppGpp synthetase/guanosine-3',5'-bis(diphosphate) 3'-pyrophosphohydrolase, translated as MNTAVTTCPIQFNVDLPDWLQSCLLSERRATNEVALADNSLICRAFEFAYQLHEGQCRKSGEPYICHPIAVAGLLRDLGGSPAMIAAGFLHDVVEDTDVTPDEIEQRFGVEVRHLVEGVTKLSKFTFSSKTERQAENFRRMFLAMAKDIRVIVVKLADRLHNMRTLEHLADEKRRSIALETREIFAPLANRLGIGRFKWELEDLSFKYLEPEQYRRTQELVAEKRADRQARLNEVTEILRRRLEEVGINCSELSGRPKHLYGIYQKMQRQQKEYHQVYDVSAIRILVETKDECYRALAIVHDEFRPIPGRFKDYIGLPKPNRYQSLHTGVIGSSGHPIEVQIRTLAMHQVAEYGIAAHWKYKETGSTPTLVKPEDEKFTWLRQLLEWQNDLKDAQEYLESVKDNLFEDDVYVFTPKGDVFSLAQGATPVDFAYRIHTEVGNTCTGARVNGRMVTLDTVLKNGDIVEILTQKNGHPSLDWLNFVVCAGARNRIRQWYKRSHRDENICRGRELLEKELGKSSFDSLCKSEPMQAVAQRCNYQSVEDLLAGLGYGEVTLNLVVNRLRDGVKGKQPITTDIEVLPPSTVSQKALRESVPAFRTNKSPIIGVEGLLHHLAGCCHPIPGEPIMGIVTRSSRGISIHRQSCRNLETVDGDRLVPVSWNTATETQRPLTYPIDVQIEALDRVGVLNDILSRLKDDNINVRSAMVKTYPGFPALINLCIDVRDLNQLERTFSQIKKMSDILNIRRLNESERLN; from the coding sequence ATGAACACCGCCGTCACTACTTGTCCAATTCAGTTTAACGTAGACCTGCCCGACTGGTTACAATCTTGTCTGCTCTCAGAACGCAGAGCTACCAATGAAGTCGCCCTCGCCGACAACTCCTTGATCTGTCGAGCGTTTGAGTTTGCCTACCAGCTACACGAAGGGCAATGTCGCAAGTCGGGTGAACCTTATATCTGTCACCCCATTGCGGTTGCTGGCTTATTGCGCGATCTGGGGGGAAGCCCGGCGATGATCGCTGCGGGTTTTTTGCATGATGTTGTGGAAGATACCGACGTCACTCCTGACGAAATTGAGCAACGTTTTGGTGTGGAAGTTCGGCATCTTGTCGAAGGTGTAACAAAACTTTCTAAATTTACTTTTTCTAGCAAAACTGAGCGTCAAGCTGAAAATTTCCGGCGAATGTTTTTAGCAATGGCTAAAGATATTCGCGTCATTGTTGTTAAGTTGGCTGATCGGCTTCATAACATGAGAACCCTCGAACATTTAGCCGATGAAAAACGCCGCAGTATTGCCCTAGAAACCCGCGAAATCTTTGCCCCGTTGGCAAACCGGCTGGGGATCGGTCGTTTTAAATGGGAATTGGAAGATTTATCTTTTAAGTATCTTGAACCAGAACAATATCGTCGCACTCAAGAATTAGTTGCGGAAAAAAGAGCCGACCGGCAAGCAAGATTAAATGAGGTTACAGAGATTTTGCGACGCCGCCTTGAGGAGGTGGGGATCAATTGTAGTGAACTCAGTGGCCGGCCCAAGCATTTGTATGGAATTTACCAAAAAATGCAGCGTCAGCAAAAAGAATATCATCAAGTTTATGATGTTTCAGCTATTCGGATTTTGGTAGAAACGAAGGATGAATGTTATCGTGCTTTAGCTATTGTGCATGATGAGTTTCGCCCGATCCCAGGCCGGTTTAAAGATTACATTGGCTTGCCAAAACCAAACCGTTATCAGTCTTTGCACACCGGCGTTATTGGTAGCAGCGGCCACCCTATAGAAGTCCAAATTCGCACTCTGGCTATGCACCAGGTTGCCGAATACGGGATCGCTGCTCACTGGAAATATAAGGAAACGGGATCAACTCCTACTCTGGTAAAACCAGAAGATGAAAAATTTACTTGGTTGCGCCAACTTTTGGAATGGCAAAATGACCTCAAGGATGCTCAAGAATATCTCGAAAGTGTTAAAGATAATTTGTTTGAGGATGATGTTTATGTTTTCACTCCCAAAGGCGATGTGTTTTCTTTAGCCCAAGGTGCAACGCCGGTAGATTTTGCTTATCGCATTCATACAGAGGTAGGAAATACTTGCACCGGCGCTCGTGTTAATGGGCGCATGGTAACGTTAGATACGGTGCTGAAAAATGGCGATATTGTGGAAATTTTGACGCAGAAAAACGGTCATCCAAGTTTAGATTGGTTGAATTTTGTTGTCTGTGCCGGTGCGCGTAACCGTATTCGTCAATGGTACAAGCGATCCCACCGCGATGAAAATATTTGTCGCGGACGTGAGTTGCTAGAAAAAGAGTTAGGAAAAAGCAGTTTTGATAGTCTCTGCAAGTCGGAACCTATGCAGGCGGTGGCGCAGCGATGTAATTATCAAAGTGTTGAGGATTTGCTGGCCGGTTTGGGTTATGGTGAAGTGACTTTAAATTTGGTGGTCAATCGTTTGCGCGATGGTGTTAAGGGCAAGCAACCTATCACCACCGATATTGAAGTTTTACCGCCTTCGACGGTTTCCCAAAAAGCTCTACGGGAAAGTGTGCCGGCGTTTCGCACTAATAAGTCTCCCATTATTGGGGTTGAGGGCTTGCTGCATCATTTGGCGGGATGTTGTCACCCTATCCCTGGTGAACCCATTATGGGCATTGTGACTCGCAGCAGTCGCGGAATTTCTATTCATCGCCAAAGTTGTCGGAATTTAGAAACGGTGGATGGGGATCGCTTGGTGCCGGTGAGTTGGAATACAGCTACGGAAACGCAACGTCCTCTAACTTACCCGATTGATGTTCAAATCGAAGCGCTTGATCGTGTGGGTGTGCTCAATGATATCTTGTCTCGCCTTAAGGATGACAATATCAATGTCCGCAGTGCAATGGTGAAAACTTATCCGGGGTTTCCGGCTCTGATTAATCTTTGCATTGATGTGCGCGACTTAAATCAATTGGAGCGGACTTTTTCGCAAATTAAGAAAATGAGCGATATTTTAAACATCCGTCGCCTCAATGAGTCTGAGCGCTTAAATTGA
- the treZ gene encoding malto-oligosyltrehalose trehalohydrolase, whose amino-acid sequence MKIGASYLGNGTCEFTVWAPAHEKVSLQIVSPNNRIIPMEKGEQGYFKVVAEDVLPGTLYFYKIADSDYPDPASHYQPEGVHGPSQVIDHNSFKWTDVQWSGIPLEDMIIYELHVGTFTKERTFEAIIPRLQDLRDFGVNTIEIMPVAQFPGDHNWGYDGAYPFAVQNSYGGPDSFKNFIDAAHKQGISVILDVVYNHFGPEGNYISQYGPYFTEAYKTPWGSAINFDDVQSYGVRNYFIENALYWLQNYKIDGLRLDAIHAIYDLGAKHILQEMADEVAQLSETIGRKLYLIAESDLNDVRVIREKQFGGFGIDAQWNDDFHHVLHTLLTGEQRGYYQDYSSCEQLAKAYKESFVYSWHYSATRKRYRGNDASQQPAQQFVVCTQNHDQVGNRMLGERLSHLVNFEALKLAAGGLLLSPYVPLLFMGEEYGETSPFLYFVSHSDPDLVEAVRQGRKEEFADFHSEIDSDQEYSDPVSFSTVEKSTLKWELRNEGQHQVLLELYKYLIQLRRSLPALKNLSKETLEASAVDDEKLVLLHRWHQESHIFVAMNFNDKDVTFKANISGGNWNKILDSAEQKWMGPGYTMPNLLMEAQEVTIKPQSFVLYQKL is encoded by the coding sequence GTGAAAATCGGTGCAAGTTACTTAGGTAACGGAACTTGTGAATTTACTGTTTGGGCACCCGCCCACGAAAAAGTATCCCTTCAAATTGTTTCGCCAAACAATCGCATTATCCCAATGGAAAAAGGCGAACAAGGCTATTTTAAAGTAGTGGCAGAAGACGTTCTTCCCGGCACACTTTATTTTTACAAAATAGCCGATTCTGACTATCCAGATCCAGCCTCCCACTACCAACCGGAAGGCGTACATGGGCCCTCCCAAGTCATCGATCACAACAGCTTTAAATGGACTGATGTGCAGTGGTCTGGCATTCCATTAGAAGACATGATCATCTATGAACTGCACGTCGGAACCTTTACAAAAGAACGCACATTTGAGGCAATAATACCCCGGCTTCAAGACTTGCGAGACTTTGGCGTAAATACCATAGAAATTATGCCGGTCGCCCAATTTCCGGGAGATCATAACTGGGGATATGATGGCGCCTATCCCTTTGCCGTCCAAAATTCCTACGGGGGGCCCGACAGTTTTAAAAACTTCATAGATGCCGCTCACAAACAAGGTATCTCTGTTATTCTTGATGTAGTTTATAATCACTTCGGCCCCGAAGGAAACTATATCAGTCAATACGGCCCCTACTTCACCGAAGCCTACAAAACCCCTTGGGGAAGCGCCATAAACTTCGATGATGTACAAAGCTACGGCGTGAGAAATTACTTCATCGAAAACGCCCTCTATTGGTTGCAAAACTATAAAATAGACGGCTTAAGATTAGATGCAATTCATGCCATTTATGACCTTGGAGCAAAACACATTCTCCAAGAAATGGCAGACGAAGTAGCCCAACTTTCAGAAACCATAGGCCGCAAGCTTTATCTCATTGCCGAAAGCGACTTAAACGATGTCCGAGTAATTCGAGAAAAACAATTTGGAGGCTTTGGCATAGACGCGCAATGGAATGACGATTTCCACCACGTTTTGCACACCTTATTAACCGGCGAACAACGCGGTTATTACCAAGATTATAGTAGTTGCGAACAACTCGCAAAAGCCTATAAAGAAAGCTTCGTTTATTCTTGGCACTACTCGGCTACGCGCAAACGATATCGCGGCAACGATGCCAGCCAGCAGCCAGCCCAACAATTTGTTGTGTGCACCCAAAATCACGACCAAGTAGGCAATCGAATGTTAGGCGAAAGATTGTCACATTTGGTAAACTTTGAAGCCTTAAAACTTGCTGCCGGTGGTCTTCTCCTTTCCCCTTACGTTCCCCTCCTATTTATGGGCGAAGAATACGGCGAAACTTCCCCCTTTCTATACTTTGTCAGCCATTCTGATCCCGATTTAGTTGAAGCCGTGCGGCAGGGAAGGAAAGAAGAATTTGCTGATTTCCATAGCGAAATAGATAGTGATCAAGAATATTCCGATCCCGTCAGTTTTAGCACCGTAGAGAAATCTACCTTAAAATGGGAACTCCGCAACGAAGGCCAACACCAAGTGCTACTGGAACTTTACAAATATTTAATTCAGTTGCGCCGCAGCCTTCCCGCCCTCAAAAACCTCAGCAAAGAAACCCTAGAAGCCTCAGCCGTTGATGACGAAAAACTTGTCTTACTCCATCGCTGGCACCAAGAAAGTCACATTTTTGTTGCAATGAATTTCAACGACAAAGATGTTACTTTTAAAGCCAATATTAGCGGCGGAAATTGGAATAAAATTTTGGATTCGGCTGAGCAGAAATGGATGGGCCCTGGTTACACAATGCCCAACCTATTAATGGAAGCTCAAGAAGTGACGATCAAGCCTCAGAGTTTTGTCCTTTATCAAAAGCTGTAG
- a CDS encoding DUF2809 domain-containing protein, translated as MIKNRFKYKKILTYRLCLLVTMVIVSVLGLASKFYKGPGYDWVNGFAGDIFYETFWICAVVFVWPELSPAKVSGGVFFVTCLVEFLQLWKPPFLQVIRATFAGKLLLGTTFVWADFPYYFIGCFLTWLWLRYLHKKLLLANFS; from the coding sequence ATGATCAAAAATCGCTTTAAATATAAAAAAATTCTCACTTATCGTCTCTGCCTTCTCGTAACGATGGTTATTGTAAGTGTGTTGGGGTTGGCAAGTAAGTTTTACAAAGGGCCAGGGTATGATTGGGTTAATGGCTTTGCCGGCGATATTTTTTATGAGACGTTTTGGATCTGTGCTGTTGTGTTTGTCTGGCCTGAACTCTCGCCGGCAAAAGTCTCTGGGGGTGTTTTTTTTGTTACTTGTCTTGTGGAATTTCTCCAATTGTGGAAACCGCCGTTTTTACAGGTTATCCGGGCGACTTTTGCCGGTAAATTGCTGCTGGGGACGACTTTTGTGTGGGCTGATTTTCCCTATTATTTCATCGGCTGTTTTCTCACTTGGCTTTGGCTAAGATATCTTCACAAAAAGCTTTTGTTAGCAAATTTTTCTTAA